Proteins encoded within one genomic window of Balaenoptera ricei isolate mBalRic1 chromosome 10, mBalRic1.hap2, whole genome shotgun sequence:
- the TAPBPL gene encoding tapasin-related protein isoform X4 has product MGSEGWCLLVCLALSGAADAVERQWRPVDVILDCFLMGEGGHRGGFASSENMVKALLVLKQVPVPDDGSLEGLTDFQGGTLAKDDPLITFEASVEFQVTTQTPFLNLLLGSSASLHCGFSVAPGLGITSVEWRLQHKGSGQLVYCWTTGRGQAKREGATLEPQQLLMAGDASLTLPSLTLKDEGAYVCQITTSLYRAQQIIQLDVQAAPKVLLSLASEALPPTLICSVTGYYPLDLSVTWIREELGGAPAPVSGASFSSLRQSVAGTYSISSSLTAEPGSVGATYTCQVTHVSLEEPLGADTWVAPPEQRTAFGVLFASSLFLLALLFLGVQRRQATSPRPARTPRHSG; this is encoded by the exons TAGAAAGGCAGTGGCGGCCAGTGGACGTGATCTTGGACTGCTTCCTGATGGGGGAAGGTGGGCACCGTGGAGGTTTCGCCAGCAGTGAGAACATGGTGAAGGCCTTGTTGGTGCTGAAGCAGGTGCCAGTGCCGGACGATGGCTCCCTGGAAGGCCTCACGGATTTCCAAGGGGGCACACTGGCCAAGGACGACCCACTCATTACCTTCGAGGCCTCAG TGGAGTTCCAGGTGACAACACAGACCCCCTTCCTGAATCTCCTGCTGGGGTCCTCAGCCTCCCTGCACTGTGGCTTCTCCGTGGCACCAGGCTTGGGCATCACCAGCGTGGAGTGGCGGCTGCAGCATAAGGGCAGTGGCCAGCTGGTGTACTGCTGGACCACGGGGCGGGGGCAGGCCAAGCGGGAGGGCGCCACCCTGGAGCCTCAGCAGCTGCTCATGGCTGGGGACGCCTCCCTCACCCTACCCAGCCTCACTCTGAAGGATGAGGGGGCCTACGTCTGCCAGATCACAACCTCCCTCTACCGAGCTCAACAGATCATCCAGCTCGACGTCCAAG CTGCCCCCAAAGTACTACTGAGCTTGGCGAGCGAAGCTCTGCCACCCACCCTCATCTGCAGCGTCACTGGCTATTACCCTCTGGACCTGAGTGTGACGTGGATCCGGGAGGAGCTGGGTGGAGCCCCGGCCCCAGTCTCTGGCGCCTCCTTCTCCAGCCTCCGGCAGAGCGTGGCAGGCACCTACAGCATCTCCTCCTCCCTGACGGCAGAGCCTGGCTCTGTGGGTGCCACTTACACCTGCCAAGTCACCCACGTCTCCCTGGAGGAGCCCCTGGGGGCCGACACCTGGGTTGCCCCACCAG AGCAGAGGACGGCCTTTGGAGTCCTTTTTGCCAGCAGCCTCTTCCTCCTGGCACTGCTGTTCCTGGGAGTGCAGAGACGCCAAG CTACCTCACCAAGGCCTGCCAGGACCCCGAGGCACTCCGGGTAG
- the TAPBPL gene encoding tapasin-related protein isoform X1: protein MGSEGWCLLVCLALSGAADAVERQWRPVDVILDCFLMGEGGHRGGFASSENMVKALLVLKQVPVPDDGSLEGLTDFQGGTLAKDDPLITFEASVNLIQIPQAEALLHADCSGKEVTCEISRYFLQARPKATVETAAWFITNVLVSGEGPSISMVMKTLGDAENGSVLHPVLKLPLSPQGTVRTEVEFQVTTQTPFLNLLLGSSASLHCGFSVAPGLGITSVEWRLQHKGSGQLVYCWTTGRGQAKREGATLEPQQLLMAGDASLTLPSLTLKDEGAYVCQITTSLYRAQQIIQLDVQAAPKVLLSLASEALPPTLICSVTGYYPLDLSVTWIREELGGAPAPVSGASFSSLRQSVAGTYSISSSLTAEPGSVGATYTCQVTHVSLEEPLGADTWVAPPEQRTAFGVLFASSLFLLALLFLGVQRRQATSPRPARTPRHSG, encoded by the exons TAGAAAGGCAGTGGCGGCCAGTGGACGTGATCTTGGACTGCTTCCTGATGGGGGAAGGTGGGCACCGTGGAGGTTTCGCCAGCAGTGAGAACATGGTGAAGGCCTTGTTGGTGCTGAAGCAGGTGCCAGTGCCGGACGATGGCTCCCTGGAAGGCCTCACGGATTTCCAAGGGGGCACACTGGCCAAGGACGACCCACTCATTACCTTCGAGGCCTCAG TGAACCTGATACAGATTCCCCAGGCCGAGGCCTTGCTCCATGCTGACTGCAGCGGGAAAGAGGTGACCTGTGAGATCTCCCGCTATTTTCTCCAGGCCAGGCCAAAGGCCACGGTGGAGACGGCAGCCTGGTTCATCACCAACGTGCTAGTGTCTGGAGAGGGACCTAGTATCTCCATGGTGATGAAGACTCTTGGGGATGCTGAGAATGGGTCTGTCTTGCATCCCGTGCTGAAACTGCCCCTGAGCCCCCAGGGGACTGTGCGGACTGaag TGGAGTTCCAGGTGACAACACAGACCCCCTTCCTGAATCTCCTGCTGGGGTCCTCAGCCTCCCTGCACTGTGGCTTCTCCGTGGCACCAGGCTTGGGCATCACCAGCGTGGAGTGGCGGCTGCAGCATAAGGGCAGTGGCCAGCTGGTGTACTGCTGGACCACGGGGCGGGGGCAGGCCAAGCGGGAGGGCGCCACCCTGGAGCCTCAGCAGCTGCTCATGGCTGGGGACGCCTCCCTCACCCTACCCAGCCTCACTCTGAAGGATGAGGGGGCCTACGTCTGCCAGATCACAACCTCCCTCTACCGAGCTCAACAGATCATCCAGCTCGACGTCCAAG CTGCCCCCAAAGTACTACTGAGCTTGGCGAGCGAAGCTCTGCCACCCACCCTCATCTGCAGCGTCACTGGCTATTACCCTCTGGACCTGAGTGTGACGTGGATCCGGGAGGAGCTGGGTGGAGCCCCGGCCCCAGTCTCTGGCGCCTCCTTCTCCAGCCTCCGGCAGAGCGTGGCAGGCACCTACAGCATCTCCTCCTCCCTGACGGCAGAGCCTGGCTCTGTGGGTGCCACTTACACCTGCCAAGTCACCCACGTCTCCCTGGAGGAGCCCCTGGGGGCCGACACCTGGGTTGCCCCACCAG AGCAGAGGACGGCCTTTGGAGTCCTTTTTGCCAGCAGCCTCTTCCTCCTGGCACTGCTGTTCCTGGGAGTGCAGAGACGCCAAG CTACCTCACCAAGGCCTGCCAGGACCCCGAGGCACTCCGGGTAG
- the TAPBPL gene encoding tapasin-related protein isoform X2 has product MGSEGWCLLVCLALSGAADAERQWRPVDVILDCFLMGEGGHRGGFASSENMVKALLVLKQVPVPDDGSLEGLTDFQGGTLAKDDPLITFEASVNLIQIPQAEALLHADCSGKEVTCEISRYFLQARPKATVETAAWFITNVLVSGEGPSISMVMKTLGDAENGSVLHPVLKLPLSPQGTVRTEVEFQVTTQTPFLNLLLGSSASLHCGFSVAPGLGITSVEWRLQHKGSGQLVYCWTTGRGQAKREGATLEPQQLLMAGDASLTLPSLTLKDEGAYVCQITTSLYRAQQIIQLDVQAAPKVLLSLASEALPPTLICSVTGYYPLDLSVTWIREELGGAPAPVSGASFSSLRQSVAGTYSISSSLTAEPGSVGATYTCQVTHVSLEEPLGADTWVAPPEQRTAFGVLFASSLFLLALLFLGVQRRQATSPRPARTPRHSG; this is encoded by the exons AAAGGCAGTGGCGGCCAGTGGACGTGATCTTGGACTGCTTCCTGATGGGGGAAGGTGGGCACCGTGGAGGTTTCGCCAGCAGTGAGAACATGGTGAAGGCCTTGTTGGTGCTGAAGCAGGTGCCAGTGCCGGACGATGGCTCCCTGGAAGGCCTCACGGATTTCCAAGGGGGCACACTGGCCAAGGACGACCCACTCATTACCTTCGAGGCCTCAG TGAACCTGATACAGATTCCCCAGGCCGAGGCCTTGCTCCATGCTGACTGCAGCGGGAAAGAGGTGACCTGTGAGATCTCCCGCTATTTTCTCCAGGCCAGGCCAAAGGCCACGGTGGAGACGGCAGCCTGGTTCATCACCAACGTGCTAGTGTCTGGAGAGGGACCTAGTATCTCCATGGTGATGAAGACTCTTGGGGATGCTGAGAATGGGTCTGTCTTGCATCCCGTGCTGAAACTGCCCCTGAGCCCCCAGGGGACTGTGCGGACTGaag TGGAGTTCCAGGTGACAACACAGACCCCCTTCCTGAATCTCCTGCTGGGGTCCTCAGCCTCCCTGCACTGTGGCTTCTCCGTGGCACCAGGCTTGGGCATCACCAGCGTGGAGTGGCGGCTGCAGCATAAGGGCAGTGGCCAGCTGGTGTACTGCTGGACCACGGGGCGGGGGCAGGCCAAGCGGGAGGGCGCCACCCTGGAGCCTCAGCAGCTGCTCATGGCTGGGGACGCCTCCCTCACCCTACCCAGCCTCACTCTGAAGGATGAGGGGGCCTACGTCTGCCAGATCACAACCTCCCTCTACCGAGCTCAACAGATCATCCAGCTCGACGTCCAAG CTGCCCCCAAAGTACTACTGAGCTTGGCGAGCGAAGCTCTGCCACCCACCCTCATCTGCAGCGTCACTGGCTATTACCCTCTGGACCTGAGTGTGACGTGGATCCGGGAGGAGCTGGGTGGAGCCCCGGCCCCAGTCTCTGGCGCCTCCTTCTCCAGCCTCCGGCAGAGCGTGGCAGGCACCTACAGCATCTCCTCCTCCCTGACGGCAGAGCCTGGCTCTGTGGGTGCCACTTACACCTGCCAAGTCACCCACGTCTCCCTGGAGGAGCCCCTGGGGGCCGACACCTGGGTTGCCCCACCAG AGCAGAGGACGGCCTTTGGAGTCCTTTTTGCCAGCAGCCTCTTCCTCCTGGCACTGCTGTTCCTGGGAGTGCAGAGACGCCAAG CTACCTCACCAAGGCCTGCCAGGACCCCGAGGCACTCCGGGTAG
- the TAPBPL gene encoding tapasin-related protein isoform X3, with translation MGEGGHRGGFASSENMVKALLVLKQVPVPDDGSLEGLTDFQGGTLAKDDPLITFEASVNLIQIPQAEALLHADCSGKEVTCEISRYFLQARPKATVETAAWFITNVLVSGEGPSISMVMKTLGDAENGSVLHPVLKLPLSPQGTVRTEVEFQVTTQTPFLNLLLGSSASLHCGFSVAPGLGITSVEWRLQHKGSGQLVYCWTTGRGQAKREGATLEPQQLLMAGDASLTLPSLTLKDEGAYVCQITTSLYRAQQIIQLDVQAAPKVLLSLASEALPPTLICSVTGYYPLDLSVTWIREELGGAPAPVSGASFSSLRQSVAGTYSISSSLTAEPGSVGATYTCQVTHVSLEEPLGADTWVAPPEQRTAFGVLFASSLFLLALLFLGVQRRQATSPRPARTPRHSG, from the exons ATGGGGGAAGGTGGGCACCGTGGAGGTTTCGCCAGCAGTGAGAACATGGTGAAGGCCTTGTTGGTGCTGAAGCAGGTGCCAGTGCCGGACGATGGCTCCCTGGAAGGCCTCACGGATTTCCAAGGGGGCACACTGGCCAAGGACGACCCACTCATTACCTTCGAGGCCTCAG TGAACCTGATACAGATTCCCCAGGCCGAGGCCTTGCTCCATGCTGACTGCAGCGGGAAAGAGGTGACCTGTGAGATCTCCCGCTATTTTCTCCAGGCCAGGCCAAAGGCCACGGTGGAGACGGCAGCCTGGTTCATCACCAACGTGCTAGTGTCTGGAGAGGGACCTAGTATCTCCATGGTGATGAAGACTCTTGGGGATGCTGAGAATGGGTCTGTCTTGCATCCCGTGCTGAAACTGCCCCTGAGCCCCCAGGGGACTGTGCGGACTGaag TGGAGTTCCAGGTGACAACACAGACCCCCTTCCTGAATCTCCTGCTGGGGTCCTCAGCCTCCCTGCACTGTGGCTTCTCCGTGGCACCAGGCTTGGGCATCACCAGCGTGGAGTGGCGGCTGCAGCATAAGGGCAGTGGCCAGCTGGTGTACTGCTGGACCACGGGGCGGGGGCAGGCCAAGCGGGAGGGCGCCACCCTGGAGCCTCAGCAGCTGCTCATGGCTGGGGACGCCTCCCTCACCCTACCCAGCCTCACTCTGAAGGATGAGGGGGCCTACGTCTGCCAGATCACAACCTCCCTCTACCGAGCTCAACAGATCATCCAGCTCGACGTCCAAG CTGCCCCCAAAGTACTACTGAGCTTGGCGAGCGAAGCTCTGCCACCCACCCTCATCTGCAGCGTCACTGGCTATTACCCTCTGGACCTGAGTGTGACGTGGATCCGGGAGGAGCTGGGTGGAGCCCCGGCCCCAGTCTCTGGCGCCTCCTTCTCCAGCCTCCGGCAGAGCGTGGCAGGCACCTACAGCATCTCCTCCTCCCTGACGGCAGAGCCTGGCTCTGTGGGTGCCACTTACACCTGCCAAGTCACCCACGTCTCCCTGGAGGAGCCCCTGGGGGCCGACACCTGGGTTGCCCCACCAG AGCAGAGGACGGCCTTTGGAGTCCTTTTTGCCAGCAGCCTCTTCCTCCTGGCACTGCTGTTCCTGGGAGTGCAGAGACGCCAAG CTACCTCACCAAGGCCTGCCAGGACCCCGAGGCACTCCGGGTAG
- the VAMP1 gene encoding vesicle-associated membrane protein 1: protein MSAPAQPPTEGAEGAAPGGGPPGPPPNMTSNRRLQQTQAQVEEVVDIMRVNVDKVLERDQKLSELDDRADALQAGASQFESSAAKLKRKYWWKNCKMMIMLGAVCAIIVVVIVIYFFA from the exons AT GTCTGCGCCAGCTCAGCCACCCACCGAAGGGGCAGAAGGGGCTGCCCCAGGTGGGGGTCCCCCTGGCCCTCCTCCTAACATGACCAGTAACAGACGACTACAGCAGACGCAGGCACAAGTGGAGGAG GTGGTGGACATCATGCGTGTAAATGTGGACAAGGTCCTGGAGAGGGACCAGAAGCTGTCAGAGCTGGATGACAGAGCCGACGCTTTGCAGGCGGGCGCATCACAATTTGAGAGCAGCGCTGCCAAGCTAAAGAGGAAGTATTGGTGGAAAAACTGCAAG ATGATGATCATGCTGGGAGCCGTCTGTGCCATCATCGTGGTAGTTATTGTAA TCTACTTTTTTGCTTGA